A section of the Humulus lupulus chromosome 2, drHumLupu1.1, whole genome shotgun sequence genome encodes:
- the LOC133817971 gene encoding NAC domain-containing protein 100-like: MENNSGVCKEDELMELPPGFRFHPTDEELITHYLSPKVLNNRFSARAIGEVDLNKCEPWDLPWRAKMGEKEWYFFCQKDRKYPTGLRTNRATDAGYWKATGKDKEIFKGKTLVGMKKTLVFYKGRAPKGEKSNWVMHEYRLEGKYSVYNLSRENKNEWVICRIFQKSCGGKKTHISGLVRLSPYGNELRPSLLPPLMESSPPYNNDPRTTVGNTSSNSTATHVTCFSDPMEEQKSQPEAMIESLNNHQHQHLLHQSSVFSHNQIQQSFGNLQYADSLLMQDDSILSMLIENNPGPEMKGCRSETDYSPQETGLRTNDMAPHRSFDDKNDPSSSVGPVDLDCLWNY; the protein is encoded by the exons ATGGAAAACAATTCAGGGGTTTGTAAAGAAGATGAGCTGATGGAGTTGCCACCAGGTTTTCGATTTCACCCAACTGATGAAGAACTCATAACTCACTACTTGTCTCCCAAAGTTCTCAACAATCGATTCTCAGCCAGAGCTATTGGCGAGGTTGATTTGAACAAGtgcgagccttgggatttgcctT GGAGAGCGAAAATGGGTGAAAAAGAGTGGTACTTTTTCTGTCAAAAAGATAGAAAATACCCAACTGGTTTGAGAACCAACAGAGCTACCGATGCAGGGTACTGGAAAGCCACAGGAAAAGATAAAGAAATTTTCAAAGGCAAAACTCTCGTTGGGATGAAGAAAACTCTGGTTTTCTACAAAGGAAGAGCCCCAAAAGGAGAAAAGTCCAACTGGGTTATGCATGAGTACAGATTAGAAGGAAAATACTCTGTTTATAATCTCTCCAGAGAAAACAAG AACGAGTGGGTGATTTGCCGAATCTTTCAAAAGAGTTGTGGTGGGAAGAAAACGCATATTTCAGGGTTGGTGAGGTTGAGCCCTTATGGAAATGAACTGCGTCCTTCTTTACTACCTCCATTAATGGAGTCTTCTCCTCCATACAACAACGACCCAAGAACCACTGTCGGCAATACTAGTAGTAACAGTACTGCAACTCACGTGACCTGCTTCTCCGACCCAATGGAGGAACAGAAAAGTCAACCGGAAGCCATGATTGAAAGCCTCAACAACCATCAACATCAACACCTTCTTCATCAAAGCTCTGTCTTCTCCCATAACCAAATCCAACAAAGCTTTGGGAATTTACAGTACGCAGATTCTCTTCTGATGCAAGACGACTCAATCTTGAGTATGTTGATCGAGAACAATCCAGGTCCAGAAATGAAAGGTTGTCGATCCGAAACAGACTACTCACCACAAGAAACAGGGCTCCGAACAAACGACATGGCTCCTCACAGGTCGTTTGATGATAAAAACGACCCGTCGTCTTCGGTTGGTCCTGTTGACTTGGACTGCCTCTGGAATTATTGA